The Mannheimia pernigra sequence GAAAAATCTGAGCAACGTTTTGCGTTTTCGGGTTAGTCAAAATATCGGGCGTAAGACTAACAAAATAAGGGGTTAAAAGCAATTTTTCCAGCGTCTCATCACTTGCCTTAAACCAATGAAAATGGGCTTGTTGAATTTGATGTTTTGCCAGCAATTCAAGGGCAATTTCCGTATCTTCATACACAATATGCAAATTTAACGGCAAATTATACCGCTTGCTCGTTATGATAAAACGCTCTAACAAATCAATATAAGGCTGATAATCTAATACTGGATTTTCTCGCTTTCGGTAATGCGGCAAGCCAACCTCCCCACAAGCGGTCAATTTTTGATGATTTTTTGCAATAAAATCGAAGAGTTTTTCGATCTCATTTTCCGAAAGTAACGCCTGTTCTGGGTGAAAACCTGCGGCAATATAAAGCTTAGAATATTGCTCTTTTAATGCCAATAACCTTTCACAACTGGCTAAATCTGTTGCAACCGCCAGCACACTTTGTAAATTAGGTTGCTGTAAAATGTCTGCTATTTCTTGATCTGAAAATTGATCAAGATGGATATGGGTATCGAAAAGCATTTTTAGACTTCCAATAAAACCGCCTTCAATTGCTGCAGTTTATCCCTTGTTGCAGCCGCTTTTTCAAACTCTAAGTTGGCGGCAAAATCTCGCATTTGTTGTTCTAACACTTTCAGCTCTTTTTCCAACTCTTTGCGGGATTTCGGTTTGTATTCATTTGCAGAATTTTCAGATTTTTTGACCGCTTGTTTGCCACGTTTTGGTTTGTCGGATTGTCCTATATCGAGTAGCTCACCGACTTTTTTATTTAATGCTTGTGGCACAATGCCTTTTTCTTCGTTATATTTTATCTGCTTTTCACGACGACGTTCGGTCTCAAAAATCGCTTTCTGCATTGAGTTCGTAATACGATCGCCATATAAAATTGCCTTGCCGTTAAGGTTTCGGGCAGCTCGCCCAATGGTCTGAATCAGCGATCGTTCAGAACGGAGAAAACCCTCTTTGTCTGCATCTAAAATCGCTACCAGTGAGACCTCAGGCATATCTAAACCTTCACGGAGCAAGTTAATTCCTACCAATACATCAAACATTCCCATACGCAAGTCGTGAATAATCTCGACCCGTTCTACCGTATCGATATCGCTATGTAAGTAGCGAACCCGAACGCCGTGTTCATCTAGATAATCCGTGAGATCTTCCGCCATTTTTTTAGTAAGCGTAGTAACCAACACACGCTCGTTTACCGCTACTCGTTTGTGAATTTCCGACAATAAATCGTCCACCTGCGTAGCCACTGGGCGGACTTCAATAATGGGGTCAAGCAAACCTGTTGGACGAACAACTTGATCGACCACCTCGGGATTTTTCTCTAACTCATACGCCCCAGGTGTGGCAGATACATAAATTGTTTGTGGTGATAGGCGTTCAAACTCCTCAAATTTAAGCGGACGGTTATCAAGTGCAGACGGCAGTCGAAAGCCATATTGCACCAGTGTTTCTTTTCTTGAGCGGTCTCCCCGATACATACCGCCGATTTGTGGTACGGTAACATGGCTTTCATCAATCACTAAAATACCGTCTGCAGGCATATAATCAAACAAGGTGGGCGGTGCCTCTCCCTCTTTTCTCCCCGAAAGATAGCGTGAATAATTTTCAATGCCCGAGCAGTAACCTAGCTCATTCATCATCTCAATATCAAATTGCGTGCGTTGAGCGATCCGCTGTTCTTCCAGCAGTTTATTTTCCTGAATAAAGTAGGTGCGGCGTTCGACCAGCTCCGATTTAATTTGCTCAATGGCTTCTAGAATTCGTTCTCGTGGCGTGACATAGTGCGTTTTCGGGTAAATCGTGTAGCGTGGCACTTTGCCTAAATTATGCCCCGTGAGCGGGTCGAACAATGAGAGGTTTTCGATTTCATCATCAAACAACTCAACACGCAATGCCACTTCATCACTTTCTGCGGGGTAAATATCAATCACATCGCCCCGTACACGGAAAGTTGAACGTTGAAATGCCTGATCGTTGCGAGTGTATTGCAGCTCCGCAAGACGAGAGAGAATTTCCCGTTGTCCAATCATCGCTCCTACTTGTAAATGCAGCATCATTTGCATATAGGCATCAACATCGCCTAAACCGTAGATAGCGGAAACAGAGGCCACTACTATGGTATCTCGTCTCTCCAAGAACGATTTAGTAGCAGAAAGTCGCATCTGCTCAATTTGCTCGTTAATTGAGGCATCTTTCTCAATAAAGGTATCGCTTGCTGGAACATAGGCTTCGGGTTGGTAGTAATCATAGTAGGAGACAAAATATTCCACCGCATTTTCAGGGAAAAAGCTTTTCATTTCCGCATAGAGCTGAGCCGCAAGGGTTTTATTCGGGGCAAGCAACATAGCAGGACGATTAAGCGTAGCAATCACATTTGCAATAGTGAATGTTTTCCCCGATCCTGTTACACCCAATAATGTTTGATGAGCAAGTCCGTCATTTAAGCCTTCGACTAGCTTTGCAATAGCAGTTGGCTGATCACCAGAGGGGCTAAATGGGGCGTGAAGAATAAAAGGTTTGTGCTGTTTGCTCATAAAATAAAAATCCTGAAAAATGTTCGCAGGATTTTAGCATAAGTTAATAATTGATCGCATAATTTCATTAGAAATCCCCTAATATTAGGGATGTAAGCTGTTGTTTTGCCTATTTATATTCTTCTTTATAACTGGAATAAACAAGCGGTGTTTTTTTGATAATAATTTGCAAATTATTATATAAATTAAATCACAGTCATATTGATAATAATTCGTAATATCAATATGATATATAAGTTTACCATTACTAAGGAGAAATTATGCGTTTAACTAAACTTACTTTTGCCATCTCTAGCTTTTTTGTAGCAACTCAAGCTTTTGCATTAGATTTAACCAAAGAAACTGAGGCATATAAGCAATTTGTCATTGAAGAGATAGACCACTTAGTGGCTAGTACAGAAAAATTTGTCAGTTACTTAGCTAAAGGAGATGTGCAAAAAGCGAAAGAAATTTACCCGCTTGCTCGAATGTATTTTGAACGTTCTGAGCCAATTGCAGAGAGCTTTGACGATTTAGACCCTCGTATTGATGCTCGCCTTGTTGATTTAGTAGAAGAAGGCAAAACCGAAAAAGACTGGTCTGGTTTCCATAAAATTGAAAAAACACTGTGGGAGAAAAATACGACTGAAAGCACAAAAGAAATCGCTGAGCAATTACTTAAAGACGTGAAAGAGCTACGTGCTAAAATTCCAACTGCAGAAGTCACGCCCGAGCTAATGATTACTGGTGCCGTGGATTTATTAAATGAAGTTTCTACCACTAAGGTAATGGGCGAAGAAGAGATCTTCTCAAAAACTGACCTGTACGATTTTAAAGCCAATATTGAAGGGGCTGAGAAAATCTATGAGATTTTCAAACCTCAGCTTGAAAAAGTAGATGCAAAGCTTTCCGCTGAGATTGCTAGCCGTTTTATTACTGTGAATGCATTATTAGAAAAGCATAATAAATCAAAAACAGGTGGTTATGATTACATAAGTTACGATGCACTTTCAAAAGGAGATATCAAATCCCTTGCAGAAGCAGTGAATCAACTTGGCGAACCATTAGCTCAATTAGGTGTGCTGTTAAATAAATAATGGGAGTAACAATTATGGCAGAAAATCGTTCTCGCCGTGATTTCTTAAAAAACTCTACATTAATGGGAGCAGGTTTATTGTCTGCTCCTGCTTTTAGTTTAGAATCACGACAAATTCCTCAAAACGCAGAAAATCAACATTCATTTTTTGGCACACACCAAGCTGGTATCGTTACTGCGGCACAAAAACATATCTATTTTTTGGTGCTTGATTTAGATACCAACGATATTAATAAAGTAAAAACCATTTTTCAGAAATGGACGGCTTACAGTAATAACCTCACGCAGGGCAAAAATGTAAAGCCTTATAGTACGAATAATTTCCTTCCTCCTAATGATACTGGAGAAGCAGATAGCTTGTCACCACAAGGTCTTACGCTAACTTTTGGTATTAGCCACAGTTTTTTCAGTAAATTAGGCATTGAAAAACTGAAACCTACCCAACTCAATAACCTCCCACACTTTCCTCGTGATCAGCTTCAAACCGAATATACTGCTGGTGATATTTGTATTCAGGCTTGTGCTGATGATCCACAAGTGGCTTTTCATGCCATACGCAATTTGGTTCGTGCAGCACGAGGTGAAGTTAAAATGAGGTGGTCACAAATGGGCTTTAACTCTTTTATTGATGAGCGAACCCCTCGCAATCTATTCGGATTTAAAGATGGTACTGCCAATGCCCGTAGCTTAAAAGAACAAGATAATACCATTTGGGTTAAAGATGGCTGGCTGAAAGGCGGTTCTTATTTAGCAGTTCGTCGCATTAAGATGTTTTTAGAAACCTGGGATCGCACCCATCTCCACTCTCAAGAAGAAACTTTTGGTCGCCATCGAGATTCTGGTGTAGGGCTCAGGCACCAACACGAATTTGATACATTGAATTTGGCAAAAAAAGACGAAAAAGGTCATACTGCTATTCCTGAAATGTCCCATACACATCTTGCAAATAAAACAGGCTTACAAATACTTCGCCGCTCCTTTTCTTACTCAAACGGTATTGATGACAAGGGGCAGTTTGATGCTGGTTTGTTATTTATCTCGTTTCAACAAAGCCCTGAGCAATTTATCCAAATTCAAAACTCACTGGGTAATATTGATAAAATGAATGAATATATTACCCACATTGGCAGTGGCTTATTTGCCTGTTTTGCAGGTGTGAAAGATGAAAATGATTATTTGGGGAAAGCCTTATTTGATTTGATTTAAAGGAATAAAAATGGTTACTAATTTAGTTCATTTTATTCTGTACTTATAAAACATAGGAGCAAATCACTATTGCTCCTATAATCTAAAATAGCTCCCAAATTGGCTTGCACTCTCTTGGTAGCTCTAAACTTTTACCCAGTTCAATCCAACCTGTCGGGTGATGGAAATCAGAACCTACTGAGCCATATAAATCAAACTCTTTCGCCCAGCGAGTGAGTAGTTGACGTTGGTCTAGGGTTTGCCCACATCCTGAAACTTCTATGCCATCTCCCCCAGCTAATTTGAAATCACTAATTAAACGGCGAATCCAACGCGCTGTCATTTTATAACGTAATGGGTGGGCAATATTAATCACGCCGCCTGCGTTGTGTGTTGTCCGAACGGCTTCCTCCAAACTACTCCACCGAGGTTTTACATAGGCTGGCTTTCCCATACCTAAATAACGTTTGAAAGCGTGTTCAATGTTACGGACATATCCCTGTTCATACAAGAAACGCCCATAATGTGCTCGGGTTACTTCGCCACTTGCTAAAGCCTTTGCACCTTCATAGGCATTTGCAATCCCCTCTTTTGCTAATTTTTCGCCAATTTCGACCGCTCGCTCTTCACGTAATAGCGCTTGATTATCAAGAAATTGGATCATTTCTTCGTTCTTGTCATCAATATTGAGTGCCGCTAGATGGATACTTTTATCCTGCCACAAAATCGAAATTTCTACACCAGAAATAAAAGTGATTGGTTGAGTTTGCGCGAATCTTTTTGCCTCACGAATACCTGAAATAGTATCGTGATCAGTTAAAGCTAACATATCAACGCCTTGATCAACTGCTCTTTGAACTAATTCGGTTGGGGAAAGCATTCCATCAGAAGCCGTGCTGTGTGAATGTAAATCGTATTTCATTATTAATCCTTAATTAACCCCGCTTGAATGAAAAATTGGCGATAGGCCTCAATCTTTTTCTCCAAACTTAATGGATAAGCCCTTGAAGTAGAAGGCAAACGATATAAATATAGCTCTCTTGATTTCAAATACGGATAGTTCACCCATTCATTTGTTTTGGGTGCTTTAATTTTTTCTGGCAAAAGTGCTAATAAAGTCTCTGTTGCCAAACCACCTGTAGTAAAAATCCATTTCATTTTTGGTAGTTGGATTAAAAGCTCGTCCATATCTACAGGCTCCACAATTTGCAAATCTTTATCTGCCGCATTCCCTTTCAAACGAATGGCTGTTTTGGCAGATGAGCAAAGTGCGATCTGTTTTTCTTGTAAAAAGGCTTCAATTTGAATAGGATCAAATCGTTTTTCATCCTTTACTCGAAAATAGTTTATATCATCAAAAAACACTTTTCCCATTATTCGCCACATATCATTTTGAAAATTAGGATAATGAAATTCCATACAACGTTTTTCTGATGTTGGCGGAAAAGTTCCCATCATCATAACGATAGATTGTTCTGGCAGAACTGGCTCAAAAGGATGATGTTCTAATTCAGGTATTGGCATTATTTGATCAATTCCTTTAATAATTTCAATTTTTCAGCCTTATTTAACTGTTGCTCTGCAGCCTTATTTAAATCACTGATTAATTTTCCATCTTCGTTATTTTTTGTGTAAACCGCCGTTTGTTTTTGTGATATTTGTTCTGCGTAAGCGGTCAAATTTTCCAATAATTTTACTATTCCAGGGTTATCATTATATTGTTGGTATAACTCATCAATAGACTTCGCAAACTGCTCTGCTTTTGCATCAATTTGCTGATGGCAGTATTTCTGCCACTTTATCTGTTCAGCCCTCGTCAGCGTTTGTGGATAATGCCTTGCTCGATAATGGAATAACAATTTCTCTACACGAGGATCTTCAAATTTCAAACCGTGATTAGCTAAATGTTCAGGTAATAACGTACGTAAAATTGCCATATTATTTTTATCTGATGTTGAGAAAAAACCATCATACAAGGTTGTTTCTACATTAGGTGACAACTCAAAAACTCGTTTGTCATTAAAAATTTCCAGTACTTTTTCTCGCACAAGCGATTTTTGTGCTTTTAATGCCTGCAAATTTGCTAAACATAACGCCCTATCAATACCTAATCGCTCTGCATTTTCAGGTAACAAGGTTTTTGCTGGTGCTAAAATTGGACATTTATTAATGTGCACCAATTTTAGTGGCACAGGGAGATCATTTTCAGTTAATGCTTCACGTTTGGTATATAAACGTTGGTGTAAGGTTTCTGCATTTTCGTTCAGTAAACCATTCACATCGCCCGATAAATCGCACACAATCACGGCATTGGGATTAGTTGGATGCCATTCTAACGGCACTACCCAAGCCGTATTACCACGATAATTGCCCAACATTCCTGAAACGTGTACAAGCGGAGTCATCTCGCCTGTATCAATAAGCATTTTCACCTCTTTTTTAATCCGTAAATTAAAGAAAAATTGAAATAACTTCGGCTGTTTTTCTTTAATCAATTTCGCCATCGCAATGGTGGCATAAACATCCGACATTGCATCGTGTGCGTTTTCGTGAGAAATGCCATTTGCCTTCGTTAAATTTTCTAACTTAAAGCTCGGCATACCGTTTTCATCTTTGGGCCACTCAATACCTTCGGGGCGTAAAGCATAGCACGCACGCACTAAATCCAATAAATCCCAACGAGAATTGCCATTTTTCCAGCTGTATTCGTACGGATCGTAAAAATTGCGGAAAAAAGTATAACGTGTCATTTCATCATCATAACGGATATTGTTATAACCAATAGTACAAGTATTTGCTTGGCTAAATTCTGCGTGAATTCGAGCTGTAAATTCAGGCTCAGACAAACCATTATCGTTACATTGTTGCGGTGTAATGCCTGTAACTATAACGGCTTCAGGGCTAGGCAAATAGTCTGGTGTTTGCTTGCAATAAAACATCACTGGATCATCGATGATATTAAAATCCTCATCGGTACGAATGCCTGCAAACTGTGCTGGCCTATCGTGAGATGGGCTTACACCAAAACTTTCATAGTCATAAAAGAAAAAAGAAAAGGATTTGCTCATTAGTTTTCGTTATCCAGAAATTATAAAAATTGCAGAGATTGTATCATATCTAGTGTAAAAGAGTGGCAGAAATACAAGCGGTTATTTTTCAATAAAAATGTGCAAATGTTTAAATAAAAAAAGCCCCTAATCAAAATATCGAAAAGGGGCGGAGGTCTTACCTAAGGAAAAGGAAAAATGAAAAAAACTTGCATAAATCGGTTATACGGATATTAAGACCAGTTGATTAAATAAAAAGTTCATTCAAAACAAAAATTTTTTTAACCACCCGTAAATCCAGTTTCCAGATTTAACTGCTTACAATGTTTATTGACCAACAAATTTTCAAATAATTCCGTAAACTTATTATAATTCCCCCCATTTTCTTGTAGAATATTGCACATTATTTATAAAAGCGCTCACAAGAAAAATTTGAGGTATTAAATGTCTAAATTTCCAACCGTTTCGGATATCCTATTTGGCAAAATTGCAGTAGGTGAAGAAGTTGTCGTGCGAGGCTGGGTTCGTACCCGCCGTGACTCAAAAGCAGGTTTATCTTTCTTAGCCGTTTATGACGGCTCTTGTTTTGATCCAATCCAAGCAATCATCAATAACAATTTAACAAATTATAATGATGAAGTATTACGATTAACTGCTGGCTGCTCTGTGATTGTAACCGGTAAAGTGGTTGAATCACCTGCTGAAGGGCA is a genomic window containing:
- the efeB gene encoding iron uptake transporter deferrochelatase/peroxidase subunit; amino-acid sequence: MAENRSRRDFLKNSTLMGAGLLSAPAFSLESRQIPQNAENQHSFFGTHQAGIVTAAQKHIYFLVLDLDTNDINKVKTIFQKWTAYSNNLTQGKNVKPYSTNNFLPPNDTGEADSLSPQGLTLTFGISHSFFSKLGIEKLKPTQLNNLPHFPRDQLQTEYTAGDICIQACADDPQVAFHAIRNLVRAARGEVKMRWSQMGFNSFIDERTPRNLFGFKDGTANARSLKEQDNTIWVKDGWLKGGSYLAVRRIKMFLETWDRTHLHSQEETFGRHRDSGVGLRHQHEFDTLNLAKKDEKGHTAIPEMSHTHLANKTGLQILRRSFSYSNGIDDKGQFDAGLLFISFQQSPEQFIQIQNSLGNIDKMNEYITHIGSGLFACFAGVKDENDYLGKALFDLI
- the efeO gene encoding iron uptake system protein EfeO, giving the protein MRLTKLTFAISSFFVATQAFALDLTKETEAYKQFVIEEIDHLVASTEKFVSYLAKGDVQKAKEIYPLARMYFERSEPIAESFDDLDPRIDARLVDLVEEGKTEKDWSGFHKIEKTLWEKNTTESTKEIAEQLLKDVKELRAKIPTAEVTPELMITGAVDLLNEVSTTKVMGEEEIFSKTDLYDFKANIEGAEKIYEIFKPQLEKVDAKLSAEIASRFITVNALLEKHNKSKTGGYDYISYDALSKGDIKSLAEAVNQLGEPLAQLGVLLNK
- the uvrB gene encoding excinuclease ABC subunit UvrB — encoded protein: MSKQHKPFILHAPFSPSGDQPTAIAKLVEGLNDGLAHQTLLGVTGSGKTFTIANVIATLNRPAMLLAPNKTLAAQLYAEMKSFFPENAVEYFVSYYDYYQPEAYVPASDTFIEKDASINEQIEQMRLSATKSFLERRDTIVVASVSAIYGLGDVDAYMQMMLHLQVGAMIGQREILSRLAELQYTRNDQAFQRSTFRVRGDVIDIYPAESDEVALRVELFDDEIENLSLFDPLTGHNLGKVPRYTIYPKTHYVTPRERILEAIEQIKSELVERRTYFIQENKLLEEQRIAQRTQFDIEMMNELGYCSGIENYSRYLSGRKEGEAPPTLFDYMPADGILVIDESHVTVPQIGGMYRGDRSRKETLVQYGFRLPSALDNRPLKFEEFERLSPQTIYVSATPGAYELEKNPEVVDQVVRPTGLLDPIIEVRPVATQVDDLLSEIHKRVAVNERVLVTTLTKKMAEDLTDYLDEHGVRVRYLHSDIDTVERVEIIHDLRMGMFDVLVGINLLREGLDMPEVSLVAILDADKEGFLRSERSLIQTIGRAARNLNGKAILYGDRITNSMQKAIFETERRREKQIKYNEEKGIVPQALNKKVGELLDIGQSDKPKRGKQAVKKSENSANEYKPKSRKELEKELKVLEQQMRDFAANLEFEKAAATRDKLQQLKAVLLEV
- a CDS encoding DNA glycosylase encodes the protein MPIPELEHHPFEPVLPEQSIVMMMGTFPPTSEKRCMEFHYPNFQNDMWRIMGKVFFDDINYFRVKDEKRFDPIQIEAFLQEKQIALCSSAKTAIRLKGNAADKDLQIVEPVDMDELLIQLPKMKWIFTTGGLATETLLALLPEKIKAPKTNEWVNYPYLKSRELYLYRLPSTSRAYPLSLEKKIEAYRQFFIQAGLIKD
- a CDS encoding TatD family hydrolase, translated to MLFDTHIHLDQFSDQEIADILQQPNLQSVLAVATDLASCERLLALKEQYSKLYIAAGFHPEQALLSENEIEKLFDFIAKNHQKLTACGEVGLPHYRKRENPVLDYQPYIDLLERFIITSKRYNLPLNLHIVYEDTEIALELLAKHQIQQAHFHWFKASDETLEKLLLTPYFVSLTPDILTNPKTQNVAQIFPLARLLIETDAPWQHEGFESVEITQQLSAVIKKLAEIKQLPEISVTVQIKQNTQSFYLI
- the sbcB gene encoding exodeoxyribonuclease I; translated protein: MSKSFSFFFYDYESFGVSPSHDRPAQFAGIRTDEDFNIIDDPVMFYCKQTPDYLPSPEAVIVTGITPQQCNDNGLSEPEFTARIHAEFSQANTCTIGYNNIRYDDEMTRYTFFRNFYDPYEYSWKNGNSRWDLLDLVRACYALRPEGIEWPKDENGMPSFKLENLTKANGISHENAHDAMSDVYATIAMAKLIKEKQPKLFQFFFNLRIKKEVKMLIDTGEMTPLVHVSGMLGNYRGNTAWVVPLEWHPTNPNAVIVCDLSGDVNGLLNENAETLHQRLYTKREALTENDLPVPLKLVHINKCPILAPAKTLLPENAERLGIDRALCLANLQALKAQKSLVREKVLEIFNDKRVFELSPNVETTLYDGFFSTSDKNNMAILRTLLPEHLANHGLKFEDPRVEKLLFHYRARHYPQTLTRAEQIKWQKYCHQQIDAKAEQFAKSIDELYQQYNDNPGIVKLLENLTAYAEQISQKQTAVYTKNNEDGKLISDLNKAAEQQLNKAEKLKLLKELIK
- a CDS encoding PHP domain-containing protein, yielding MKYDLHSHSTASDGMLSPTELVQRAVDQGVDMLALTDHDTISGIREAKRFAQTQPITFISGVEISILWQDKSIHLAALNIDDKNEEMIQFLDNQALLREERAVEIGEKLAKEGIANAYEGAKALASGEVTRAHYGRFLYEQGYVRNIEHAFKRYLGMGKPAYVKPRWSSLEEAVRTTHNAGGVINIAHPLRYKMTARWIRRLISDFKLAGGDGIEVSGCGQTLDQRQLLTRWAKEFDLYGSVGSDFHHPTGWIELGKSLELPRECKPIWELF